In Deefgea piscis, the genomic window GGACTTTTTTATTGCCGTTGACTTACATAATTTAAAAAATTATAGGGGTATAGCGTACAGCATTAGGTATTTAGCTCTGTTTTTGGCAATACCACATGTACAATTAAACCATGCGGGTCGGCATCGAGTAATTGCACACTACCGGCGTGACGCTCTGCAATTTCTCGCACAATCGCCATGCCAAGTCCACAGCCATTGCCTGTTTGCTCGCGGCGATAAAAACGTTCAAACACCCGATCTTTGTCGCTATCAGGAATACCGGGGCCATTGTCTTCGACATCAACGATGTAGTTCTTTTCGTCTTCTGTGAGTCGAACGGTCACGCTGCCGTCGCGTGGAATGTATTTAATGGCGTTTTCAACCAAGTTAATAAACATTTCTCTCAGTAGTGCCGAGTTGCCATGCAGTGGCGCGTCTTGCACAAAGCAATCGCAACCTAGATCAATCCGCGCGGCTAAAGCGCGTGGCACCAGCTCGGCAGTTAAGTCGCGAATGATTTTGGCCAAATCCATATGCACTTTAGGGATGCTGGTTTGGCTACCGGGCTCTGAGCGAGCTAAGGTCAATAGTTGATTAACTAAGTGAATGCTTCGCGTGGCACTGGTATGCACCATGTTGAGTCGTTCGCGCAGACCTTCAGGCGAATTTTCACGCATGGCCAATTCAGTTTGTGATTTTAAACCCGCTAATGGGGTACGCAATTGGTGCGCCGCATCGGCAATAAATCGACGTTGCCGGTCAATACTGGCTTCGGTGGTTGCCAATAAATGATTGAGTGCCGCCGAAAGGGCGTTGAGCTCTCTTGGGGCATCTTGTAAGGCCAATGGCGATAAATCTTGTGGTTTACGTAATTCCATCATCGATTGCAACTGCGCTAATGGTCGTAAGCCTAGGCCGATACCCCACCAGACAAAGAAAATCGTGATGATAATCAGTAAGAGTAAAGGGATTGCAGTAGATAGGAAAATATTTCGGGTATATACATCACGTTCATGTAGATTAAACGCGATTTGTATTGTTCTATCCGATTGATTCGCACTTTTTTGCAGAAGTACGCGATATTCCTGACCGTTGATTGTTTGGTAATAAAAGAACGGATCGTTTTGCGCTTGATGCGTTTGGGGTAAGACTATTTCTGCTCGACCGGCAATTAAGCGCTGATTGCTGTCATGGATAGAAAAAATTTCCAAATCATCCAGTGAATCAATAGTTGCGATAATTTTGTTGCTGAGTTCCGGGCTAATCTGCGCTTGGGATTGGATGAGTTTAGCTACGGCATTGGCCGATTTGATTAAACGTTTATCAATTGCATTGTCGGCATAGTGCAAAGTAATTGATAAAAAAAGTGCTGCCCCAGCAAGGCAAAATACCAGCTGGGGCAGTAAAAGCCACAACAATAATTGTTGTCGTAGCGAAGTTTTAGTTAGTCGCATCAGTAGGAATGACTTGCTGCTTTTCAAGTAAATAACCCAAACCACGGATGGTACGAATTACCACGCCAGCTGGGTCTAATTTTTTACGTAAACGATGCACGTAAACTTCAATCGCATTCAGGCCAACTTCAGCGTTTTCATTGCCTAATTCACTAACGATTTGCTCTTTAGTGACTACGCGGTCGATGTTTGACATCAAGATTTCGAGTACGGTTAATTCACGAGCTGACAAATCAAGCGGAGTGTCGTTGCACCATGCACGTTGACCGGCACGGTCAAGACGCAAATTGCCAAGCTGTTGTACTGATTGTGGCAAGATTTGGCTGCGGCGTAATAGTGCACGCAAACGCGCTTCGAGTTCAGAGAATTCAAATGGTTTTGCCAAATAATCATCAGCACCTGCATCCAAACCTGCAACGCGTTCATCTAAACCGTCAAGCGCGGTTAGAATCAAAATAGGTAAAGAAGGCTTATGCTGACGAACATTACGCAATACAGTCAGGCCGTCCATGTTTGGCAGGCCGATATCCAAAACAACGGCATCGTAGTCGTTGTGCAGTAAAATTTGTAATGCTAATGCGCCATCATTAACGCAGTCGCATTGAAAGTCTGCTTGCGAAAGACTTGATTTTAGCGCATCGGCTAAGATCAGGTCGTCTTCAGCTAAGAATAGTTTAATGGCCATTGGGTATATCCCCTTTTGTAAGATTAAGCTTACCGCAGAGTGTAGCGTTAATTTCTAAAATCCCCAAGTTCAATTTGTTGTATTTATGGTCTTGTATCGATTAAGTGATTGATTTAATTCATTTATATTTCTTTTTTCTGCTTTACCGTTTGTCAGCCAGCCTGTCAGCTCGGTGCGAACCAATTCTTCGAGCGTAGAAATCCACTTGGCATGATCATTCAGGCAAGGAATAAACTGATAGCTTTTTCCGCCCGCTTGTAGGTAGTCATGCCGACCTTCAATGGCAATTTCTTCCAATGTTTCTAAGCAGTCGGCAACAAATCCGGGGCAGATCACATCCAGCTGTGATAGTTGCTGTTGGCCAAGTTGTTGGAGTACCTGACTGGTATAGGGTTTCAGCCATTCAGCTTTGCCAAAGCGAGATTGAAATGAGACGGTATATTGTTCCGGACTTAGATCAAGTGCTTCGGCTAATAGTCGGCCGGTTTTGAGTGCGTGGCAGTGATAGGGGTCGCCTTTTTCGAGCGTGTAGCGTGGCACGCCGTGAAAACTCATTAATAAGTGCTCGCCTTTGCCATTGGCTTGCCAGTGCTGGCGAACTTGCGCGGCCAAGGCGGCGATAT contains:
- the hemH gene encoding ferrochelatase, producing MARFLTEPQFAHQNPAKIGVLLINLGTPEAPTAQAVRPYLRQFLSDPRVVEIPKAIWWCILNGIILTVRPKKSAAKYASIWTKEGSPLKVWTIKQAKLLKGQLGEAFPEQLVVDYAMRYGSPSIESQISKLKALNCNKIIIVPMYPQYAASTTASVNDEVYRVLQKTRFQPAIRTVAPYYDHPHYIAALAAQVRQHWQANGKGEHLLMSFHGVPRYTLEKGDPYHCHALKTGRLLAEALDLSPEQYTVSFQSRFGKAEWLKPYTSQVLQQLGQQQLSQLDVICPGFVADCLETLEEIAIEGRHDYLQAGGKSYQFIPCLNDHAKWISTLEELVRTELTGWLTNGKAEKRNINELNQSLNRYKTINTTN
- a CDS encoding sensor histidine kinase, with the protein product MRLTKTSLRQQLLLWLLLPQLVFCLAGAALFLSITLHYADNAIDKRLIKSANAVAKLIQSQAQISPELSNKIIATIDSLDDLEIFSIHDSNQRLIAGRAEIVLPQTHQAQNDPFFYYQTINGQEYRVLLQKSANQSDRTIQIAFNLHERDVYTRNIFLSTAIPLLLLIIITIFFVWWGIGLGLRPLAQLQSMMELRKPQDLSPLALQDAPRELNALSAALNHLLATTEASIDRQRRFIADAAHQLRTPLAGLKSQTELAMRENSPEGLRERLNMVHTSATRSIHLVNQLLTLARSEPGSQTSIPKVHMDLAKIIRDLTAELVPRALAARIDLGCDCFVQDAPLHGNSALLREMFINLVENAIKYIPRDGSVTVRLTEDEKNYIVDVEDNGPGIPDSDKDRVFERFYRREQTGNGCGLGMAIVREIAERHAGSVQLLDADPHGLIVHVVLPKTELNT
- a CDS encoding response regulator transcription factor, with amino-acid sequence MAIKLFLAEDDLILADALKSSLSQADFQCDCVNDGALALQILLHNDYDAVVLDIGLPNMDGLTVLRNVRQHKPSLPILILTALDGLDERVAGLDAGADDYLAKPFEFSELEARLRALLRRSQILPQSVQQLGNLRLDRAGQRAWCNDTPLDLSARELTVLEILMSNIDRVVTKEQIVSELGNENAEVGLNAIEVYVHRLRKKLDPAGVVIRTIRGLGYLLEKQQVIPTDATN